Within the Fusarium keratoplasticum isolate Fu6.1 chromosome 1, whole genome shotgun sequence genome, the region GTGTCGGGCTTCTCTGACGCCGCGCACTTCAATTACGAGGCATCCAATCCAAACATCTGCCATCTGTCAACCATTCCAAATCATACCCGAAACCGCTTCTTTTCTAGCTTTTGTTTTACCAGCCGCCCGCTAAAACCATGTCAGGAGGATGGCGTTCAGGACAGAACATGGCTCCTTGACATCCATTGCAAAAGTGCGGGAGAAACAATCCCCTTGCGGCTCGTGGTCATAGCTTGACACTTCCAGAGCGGAAACCCGGCCATGACAAAACTACCCCTTGGTGCAACTGCGCTCGTAAAGGCAGGGTTTGGTTTGCCTCGGCCATGACCTGTGGCTTGTGTGGGCAGATGGTGCAGACGAAAGATGAAACCGATAATGCCTTGAACTCGGTGCCAACCCTTCGGTCCAGCCTAATACAGCATTACGGCGAGCAGTTCATCACTTTTACCTCCGAGGAGCTTGTTTAAGCAAGGACCGGCTTTCAGGACGAGCTTTGGCGGCAAGCCATCTCGTCCCCATTGATGCTCCCGTCTTTGTTCAGCCCACCACCCACCAGAGCAATTGTGACAGATATTGGTGTCTCGGTCGTAATTGAGGGCTCTCGGAAATTTTATGGCTAATACTTCTTCTCGGAAATCGGACAATCTCGAAAAAATCGATGGATCAACCATTCAATGAAATCATTCAAGTGTTATAAGAACCACTGAGATGCCACTAAGAAGAATGATCAACAATTTCAAAAAGAACTGTATTGACTAATCAAAGGACCACTTCGGCTAGTAACCACCTTGTACTCCTGTGTATCTGAAGAGGCATGTGGTTGGTACTATCATCTAGACACCCAAAGCAAACCGTCAAACGAGTTTGGTTTTTATGCTGTCACATAACCACCATCGACCGGCAACGCAACACCTGTGATCCACGCCGCCTGATCGCTAACCAGAAAGCAGGCCGCCTTGGCCACATCGTCAACAGCTCCCAGGGATCCCCAAGGATGGAGAGCAACGGTAGCAGCGTTCAGAGCCTCATCTTCCAGCATGACGCGATCCATTTCTGTCTTGACGACTGCACAAAACACGGCGAATTAGTCACGAACAGATATCCAGAGATACGGTGACTTACAGCCGGGGCAGATGGCGTTGACGTGAATCTTGGAGTGGCCATACTCACGGGCGATGCACTTTGTCATATGAACTACGGCCGCTTTGGAGGTAGAGTAAGAGACTATTGGCAGAAGAGTTAGTGACTGGATGAATACATGTTTGTATGGACCAACTATGTTCAATTTCTGGTTTCAGGCCGTATACGGATGCCATATTGATGATCCATCCTCGATCGCCCGTTGGCCATGGCTCCTGGCGGAGAAATTGCCGAATGACGTATTTGCAGCCCAAGAATACCGATCTGGCATTTACGGCCCAGGTAGTATCGAATGTAGAATCAGCTGTGTCGACGATTGGGTTGGGCCCCAGCTTTCCGTGAGACTCAAAAGAAATGCCAGCGTTGTTAACAAGGACATCCACTCTGCCAAAGGTGCTCACTGTAGTGTCAACGAGGGACTGAACATCGTCGGAAGAGGAGACGTCGGTTTGGACAAAGATGGCTTTGCCACGTCCTTCTTGGTTGATCAAATCCACGGTGGTGGCTATCGTGTTTAGAGTATCGGGGCGAAGATCTGCGCAGACGATTTTCCATCCCATTCGACCATAGCTGAGGGCGATGGCACGACCCAGACCAGATGATGCTCCTGTGACAATGGCAACCTTGGAGCTCATGTTTGGGATTTGAAGCTGAGGAAATGCAATTGGACTAGGTGTCTACACTGAACTATCAAAACTCGCAAGACTGTGTTGAAGTAGGTGGTTGATAAATACAGTACATATATGAGATCATGGCAACCGAAGCTAGGGATTCATCCTCCACAACTCGCATTTTAGCCAAATTAGGAACAGCCCAGGCGTCATGATGGGACTGAGAGGGGTCACTGAAAGTCTGTCTTCCATTTGGCAAAGAAAACACTCGGACTTACTCCAAATGAAGTTAGCGAAACTGAGTACGGATTTGCGCGCAGAAATAGAAGACGATAAGAAAGGATGTAAAAGCCCTTCTGACGCTGCTCTACCATTGTATGTTGGTCTACTGACTATTGTCGAGGATTATTCCACACAACTTTCTTACACGACTCCTCATTTGCCGCATCCTCCTGTCAATACCGATTTCTTGCCCACTTGAGAATCACAAGGTCACATCGTCATGGCCGGCGAGTTCAGCGAGAAAGTTGCTCTCGTCACGGGTGCATCAGGCGGTATAGGGTATGCCTGTGCCCATCTGCTTGCATCTCGAGGCGCGAGTGTGGCTCTCCTGGATCTGGCGGACACCACAACCCGAGCTCAACAACTTGAAGACCTTTTTGGAGTTCGGACACTACCTGTTTGGGTCGACGTGACCAAGAGCGAGGTGGTGAGAGACGCGGTGGCAAAGGTTGTGTCGTGGGCCGGCCGTCTCGACTTTGCAGTCAATGCAGCAGGCATTCTGCCCAAGGGCGTTACCATTGATGCGACTGATCCTGCCAGTTGGGCTGCGGTGATCAATGTCAACCTGACTGGTACCTTTCACTGTATGCAACAAGAGATTCGAACCTTTCTCGAGCTTGGGGTGCCGGGATCAATCGTCAACCTTTCCTCAGATGCGGGTACCATTGGAACGATAGGATGCGCAGGCTACGTTGCCTCCAAGCATGCAGTCAATGGCCTCACCAAGACGGCAGCGCTCGAATACGCAAAGAAGGGCATCCGTGTCAATGCCGTGGCGCCTGGAAATATCGACACGCCCATGCTGAGCCACCTCGGTTTATCTGCTGATGAACTGGCTCACGCGACTCAGCCCTCAGGTAAACTGGGCAAGCCTGAAGAGGTGGCCGAGTTGATCTGCTTTTTGCTTTCTGAGCGTGCGGAGTTCATGACTGGGTCTATTGTGGCGATTGATGGAGGTACTACAATTGCTGGCTTCTCGAATGGTGATACATCGGGTGCATATATTGGGTAGGATGATGGAGATATGCTCCATGAGACAGCGATTAGAAAAGGGAAGCACGCAAATGCTCCTGTCAATCTTGTTGATATCCCTCCTGGTGTTATTCAAAGGTACAGGTTAGGCTTGAGCACAACTGCTCGAGGATACATGCACCATTACCGCTGGGATCGGATTGGCTGCCGATTGACCCCACAGGAGAGACCCTTGCATATTGATTTCAGGAGAAGAATACTTCTCCTTTGAACCTCGATACAATGCTTGCAACTGTGAACCGTGCCCTGTTTAGCAGATGTAAAACATCTCAATGATAGATGAAAGGGTACCGGTTGAGCATGAATAGTAAAATTTTCAAGTACTTGACTAATTCAAGATGGAAATTCAACAAATCCTTGAGATGCAAGCGCCTCGTCCCCAAGCTCAATCATACTGCTCCGGCTCTGGAGTCTGGTACTCTTTACGACCAAATGCGACCCAATACACCAAAGCATAGAGAAAGACACCAACAATGACACAAGACACGTAGTTCATCAGGTCTGCTTGAACCGGGATGAAGGAAGGGAAACAGTAGAAAACGAGTGCGATCAACGTCCAAACCAAAACGACAATGTTGGCAACCAAGCCGAGTTTGGGGAACCAAAAAGGACCTGGCGTGATTCTTGACCGGCCGTGCCACAAGAGGCACGCGATGCAGGTAGAGTAGGTGATGTACTGAAGAAGGATACCTCCGGACACGAGGGAGTTGAAGGCAAGCTGCGAACCCATGTAGATGCATCCAAGTACGGcagtccagcagcagcaccagaTGTGGGCGTAGATGGGGGTACCGTATGGTTCAGGAGCAATCTGGGAAAGGAATCGGTGGAATGGAAATCCCTTGTCTTTGCTAAATGCCCAGGCGATACGGGACTGCCAAGTGTGaatgccgatgatggcaccAGCTGCAGACACCAAAACGATGCTCTGCAGGCCCAAAGCCGCGGCTGTATTCTGACTGAACGCATCATAGAAAATTTGTAGCGAAGGCGTCGCAGAGTTGACAATGGTTTCGACAGAAGGGGCCGAGAGGAAGAGCGCAAGGATGATGGGGAAGCCGGTTGCGGTGCCCAGAGCGACTGTGACAAGTAAAGCTTGAGGAATGTTCCGTCGAGGGTTGGGGATCTCGTCGGCGAGATGCACCGTGGCGTCGAGGCAGGAGAAGGCCCAGTTGGGGGCATTAAGGCCGATCAGGAAGGCCACACCGTTGGGCCACCCCGAGATGTTGTACAAGTTGACAAAGAGACCTTCGCCTGTCTGCTTGTGGGGGCTCGCGGCCAAGATGCTAACAAAGACGACGGTGACGGTGCAGACGgtgaaggcgaggaggaagcgacTGACCCAAGGGAGAACGCGCTCGAAACAGTTGAATGAAAAAGCCAAGAGGTTCAGGACCTGGAACCCCACAAATCCCATCCATGGCTTGTATTCAAAGTCGGGGTGTGTCAAAGACACCATGGCGAAGATGGTGGTTGGAACCGCGAGACAGACTGAGGCGCAGGTGCATACAGCCCCAGCCCACCCAACGATGCCGGTGACATAGGAGAGGAAGCGTCGACAGCTCGGGGGAGCCAAGACGGCAACCCAGTAGTATTGACCTCCCGAGTGAGGTAGAGCTGAGGCAAGTTCCCCTAGGCTTATGGCAACGGCGACGGCAATGattgccatcatgatgaagccgtAGATGAAGAGCGGTGGACCACCGAGGGCAGCACCACTGGCAAGACCCACGATGAGGGTGATGGccgtgttggtgatggaatGGCCGATGCCCATGGCTGTCCAAATGGTAAAGGGCTTCTCGTGGATATTACGATGTTGTCCGTCCATGATGGACATGCTGGGCGACCGCTGAAGCTGGTCGAGCTGTTGGCCCTTGTGTTCTTTGGTGGGAGTTTCTGCATCCATGATGTTCTGCCACTTGAGGATACACAGTCAAGAAGAAATGAATaaagagatggagaggaatGGGAGTTGTGAGGAGGACGTTTGCAACTGAAGGGATGAAGGATGACTGGTAGCCGCCTTCTTATCCAAATGGCAAACTTTGATTTATCAACTAGAACTATCAAGTAAATCACAAGATTCTAGCCCCCTTGCTGTTATCAAGACCGGATCTGTGATAGCAAGCATTCGAAGACTGGGGAAAACCTGGAGAAGAATCCATCCGTACCATTCGGGGTCCGGCTGGCCGGGTCAGTAGATAGCACACCACGCAATAGTTACCATGACAATGTTACATGGCTAATCGTATTGGCCCCCAGTGTTAGTTGGAAACGACCGAATCGCGATAAGCCTGGGCCCCAAGGGTCTGGCACCTCGCACATTGGCCAAATTGGGTTAAGGCCTGGGCCCATCCCCATGGGTCGGCATCACGAGAGGGTCGACGGCAGATATCATGAGAGAGATTAGACGCCCTCGCAATTTTTCCATAATAGTCAAGAAAATAGGCCATTTCATGATGGACATCAAAGTCTATAGTCTGGGTATAAGAACCCTGGGTTGAATGGTCATGGTTGTTGCCCATGCTCTGACACAACTTGATGACTTACAAGCATCTTTTGCCCGCCACCTCAACTCACACCCGGTgaattaaaaaaaaaaaaaaaaagaaagtcAATCATGTCTTTTATTGCCTCTCCGGAACAGGTCCGCGCCTTTGAGGAGTTCTCCTCCAaaccctccttctcccaggaggccatcgtcatcgactTCACCACTACCCCCGAATATGTCCGCAGTGTTCTCCCCCCGGGTCTGGAGCCAGGCGACACTCCCACGGGTCACATCCTCATGTCTACAATGGAGAGCAAGCTGTGCGGCGAGTTTGACTGCGCTATCGTGAGCTTAGACGTCAAGTTCCGTGGCAAGGCCGGTACATTTATGctcgagatcatcatcagcaatgATCTCCCTGTCACCTGGGGCCGTGAGGTCTGGGGCGAGGCGAAAAAGACTGGTACATGCCGTCTCTGGCGATCTGGAGACTGGCGCTATGCCTACGCTGAGCGCAATGGTGTCCGTCTCATCGAGGTTCAGGCAAAATTTGGCGAGGATCTCCCTCCCCGCGTCCGGGACGCGATCAACTTCGAGATTAAGGCGTATCCCCATTCCCAGGGCAAAGGTCTTCAGTGGGAGCCTCTCATCAGCACCCTAGAGGTTCGAGAGCACGACGTCCACCACTCCGTCGGGGAGGGCCGCCTGACCATCCGGGGCACCACTGCCGACCCTCTCCACAGCATCCCCATCCTGGCCGTCAGCGAGTTCAAGTATACCACTGGCCGAGCCGACTATACCGTGGTCTCGGTGGATGAGCTCGGCGTGGGCGAGGCATACTTGCCCCATCTGATCGGCCGGCACTACGAAGATATCCGAATCCACAAGGTCGGGGCTGAATGGACCGAGCTCAGGGataaggaggaggagcaggagtcTTTCCCCGTGCGGAGGTTCAACACTCCGGGATTCAAGAACTAAATGTACCTGGAATACGCAGGAATTGAGGTTCAGCTTAGCTTTAGGATAGTGGTGCAAGACAACCTGGTCTTTCAGCTGTCTTGAAAAAAGGAATAAAGTGCGGCCTGCCTTGAAAGTTTTATGTCCGAAGAGTAAGTGAATGTGTGAATGAGCGAGTGTGTCTCTCACAATAACACGCGCTGGTGCAGAGACCCAGGTCCATGTCAAGCTGCGTGTCAGAGTAGAAGGATGGATGTTGGTGACATTTCTACCTCTTACCGCTGTCTGCACAACGGTTTTCAAAAGACCAAAGAAAGCCGAGGATAGAAAACCAATAAAAAGGCCTTCATGACATCGTCTTCTTTATGAACCTAAGTTGCAGTACCTAGTACTTGATCGGAGGTCACGGCGCTAGCTGGCCGGCTTCCTTCCACCCCACCCCGATACTCCGGCCGAACTAActcctctcctcatccacaCCATCACTCTCAACTCACCTCTTCGGACCCATATCATGCAGGCCATGCGCCCATCAAAACAGAATCGGACCAAGTCTCGCAGCGGGTGCGAGCAGTGTAAACgccgcaaggtcaagtgcgacgagaagaggccAGTGTGCACACGCTGCCAGCTCCGTCACGAGACATGCACCGGCAACTTTAGCCACGATGTTTGGCAGATCGAAAGGCCTTGGATATCTCAGGAGCGCGCCCCCTCGGCTCCTAGCGCTCTTGAAA harbors:
- a CDS encoding Acetoacetate decarboxylase, which codes for MSFIASPEQVRAFEEFSSKPSFSQEAIVIDFTTTPEYVRSVLPPGLEPGDTPTGHILMSTMESKLCGEFDCAIVSLDVKFRGKAGTFMLEIIISNDLPVTWGREVWGEAKKTGTCRLWRSGDWRYAYAERNGVRLIEVQAKFGEDLPPRVRDAINFEIKAYPHSQGKGLQWEPLISTLEVREHDVHHSVGEGRLTIRGTTADPLHSIPILAVSEFKYTTGRADYTVVSVDELGVGEAYLPHLIGRHYEDIRIHKVGAEWTELRDKEEEQESFPVRRFNTPGFKN
- a CDS encoding Choline transport protein; its protein translation is MDAETPTKEHKGQQLDQLQRSPSMSIMDGQHRNIHEKPFTIWTAMGIGHSITNTAITLIVGLASGAALGGPPLFIYGFIMMAIIAVAVAISLGELASALPHSGGQYYWVAVLAPPSCRRFLSYVTGIVGWAGAVCTCASVCLAVPTTIFAMVSLTHPDFEYKPWMGFVGFQVLNLLAFSFNCFERVLPWVSRFLLAFTVCTVTVVFVSILAASPHKQTGEGLFVNLYNISGWPNGVAFLIGLNAPNWAFSCLDATVHLADEIPNPRRNIPQALLVTVALGTATGFPIILALFLSAPSVETIVNSATPSLQIFYDAFSQNTAAALGLQSIVLVSAAGAIIGIHTWQSRIAWAFSKDKGFPFHRFLSQIAPEPYGTPIYAHIWCCCWTAVLGCIYMGSQLAFNSLVSGGILLQYITYSTCIACLLWHGRSRITPGPFWFPKLGLVANIVVLVWTLIALVFYCFPSFIPVQADLMNYVSCVIVGVFLYALVYWVAFGRKEYQTPEPEQYD